The DNA segment AGCCTGGCCCCCTCAGCTTGAGTCAGACGCTTCTCCCGCCAATCCGTTAACGCCTCTAAAAACCTCATCTTCCGAGTCTCCTGTAACCACTCTGTCCGCTTCATGGCGTTTCCTCCTGGATACACCATAGAACCGGACAGATTATGTGCTACAGACCCGGACAGTTTATGTGCTCTCTACATCATATAAAAATAATCTTGACAGGTTTTAAGCGGAATATTAGCATCAACGTGGCAAATGGGGGGCCAGCCCAAAGTTTTCGCGGGATGGCCGGTTTGCCACATGGGGGAAATCAAAAAATTCCTTTTCTATTCCTTTTGAGTTTCTTGATTTATTGCCCGGCTATGCGCCCGTTCCCGCTGATTTGGCGGGCGGGGGATATGTTCATATAACTTTAAGGAGGTTTTGGGAATGAAGAAATATGTTCTTGCGTTAGCGATGAGTTTTGCGTTTGTCGGCGCTTTGGCCGGCTATGCCGCCGCCGCGGGCGACGCTGGCAAGGGCGAAGGCCTTTTCACTGGCAAAGGCCAGTGCAAAAACTGCCACAAACTTGACGAGAAGGCGCAGGTTGGCCCCGGCCTGAAAGGTGTGACCACCCGCCATGCCGATGCGTGGCTCACCACCTGGCTTGGCGACCCGCAGAAGACCTGGGAAGGCAATGACGCCGACGTCCAGAAGCTGAAGACCTGGAAGCCGGGCAGGGACAAGGCCCCGAAGACGGCCATGAAGATCCCTCATCTTGACGACGCCGAGATCGCCGACCTGATTGCGTTCCTCCACAAGAACGACGGCAAATAACCGCCGTTCCTTAAAGAGCGCTGATAAAACGCCCTCCGCCGCCCGGAGCAAATCCGGATGGCGGAGGGTTTTTGTTTGCGGGGGCTGGT comes from the Nitrospinota bacterium genome and includes:
- a CDS encoding c-type cytochrome; the encoded protein is MKKYVLALAMSFAFVGALAGYAAAAGDAGKGEGLFTGKGQCKNCHKLDEKAQVGPGLKGVTTRHADAWLTTWLGDPQKTWEGNDADVQKLKTWKPGRDKAPKTAMKIPHLDDAEIADLIAFLHKNDGK